DNA sequence from the Tenacibaculum mesophilum genome:
TTGATGTTTTTACGACTATATAGACTTCATCACCTAAATTTGCTGACTTTAAACTCTTAAAAGTCACTTTATCTCCTATTTTTTCTTTTTTAGGTTGTGAACCAATACTTAAAGTTTTTCCTACATAAATAGTATCACTGGTTAAGTCATTGTCTGCTTTTATTTTTGCTATTTTACTTAATGAATCCTGAACTACTAATTCTATAAGTTTCTTTTTTTACTTTTGGAGTATCTCTTTCTCCTATTATTTCTCCTTCTTCATCTAATAACAGCCAATTTTCTTTTATTTTATCTATTATTATCTCAGATAATTTATCATTAAATATAAAATCGTACTTTAAAACCAATTCAAAACTAAAACGATTATAAACAATTAAATATCTATTTTTTTTCTATTACTCCTTTTTTATTTATTTTGTAAGAAGTCTTTATAGTATCTTTTTTCAAAACTTGCTGAGTTTCTAAATTTTCTACTACTGAAACTTTAAATACATCTAAATCCAGAGATTTTTTAAACAAATAATAATCAGAATACTCATACTTCTCTACATTACCATCAGGAGCAGTATTGTAATACACTAATAACTTAGAAAGTTGCTTACCTTGATTATCTAACGTTACTATATATTCATCATAATTTCCAAAATCATAATATGAAAATAAAACAAGTACAGAAAATTCATTGCTTTTAACAATGATCTTAAAATCATTATCAGAATGGTAATCCTCCAATTCTATTTTTATTTTATCCTCATCTAATGGAATTGCATCATCATTGTTAATTTGAAAATATGGCAATTGTTCTGACGTACCTTGTTGTTGAATAGACGTATCTTCTACTTTTACATCACTTTGTTTATTTAACTCAACATCTTCTTTGTCAATACTTCCTTCCTTTGTTTCTGAATTCCTACAATTTAACAGTACAACAGACAGTAAACTAATAATTAAAACCTTAAATAATTTCATTCGTTATATCTTTTTTTGATTTTATAAAAAACTTATCCTTCAGATATTTTAACTCAAAATTACGAACATCAAAATGCACCCATGTAGTTGCAATAAATTCTCTACCTATTCTATCTTTAGTACTAGGCTCTAGTGAAAATTTATTTTTTCCACTCCAACGTAATTGAGCTCCTGACTTATCTTTCATTATTTTTCTTACTTTATCACAATTAGCCTCTGTAGATATGGTATTATCCGATTTATAAAAGTGTATATCTAACGCCTTACCCATATGATTTGTTGATCTTCTCTTGTGATTTTTGTTATCTTGATGACATCTATATCCTGAAGATACTTTTCCAAACTTTAAATTATAATTAGAATAATCATCGTGTTTTAAGTAAAAAAGAGTCGCCTTTAATGTCCAAAATAAAGTCCTATGAATTCCTGGATACTCATATTTTCTTTTTTTCTCAAGTATACTAGACGACTGCTTCTGTTCAGGGTAAAGCCCCTTACCATAACCATCACACGTACCACATGGACATTTAGTTTTATTAAATGGTATATCAAACTCTTTTCCGAATTTTTTTATAGCTTCTAATGTTTTAGATTCAACTATACCTGTTGGTTCAATTTCCATATAGTCCTTTTGAAACTGTTTAACCATTCTCACTGTCCTATCTGTAAATTTTCATCAGGAACATTCCCCCCAAAACCAGCTAAACGAATATTTATTTCTTGGACTTCTTTCCCTTTATCTCCCTTTTTGTACACTTTTGTTCCAGAAAATTCAAACCAATTACCATCACCATGATACCAAAGATTCGGCCTATTATCAACCACTTCTTCATATTGCACTTCAAACCAATTTTGGTTCTTGGGTTCTGCATCAACAACCATAAACAACCTCGTTTTTTTATCAGTTGTTTTATTTAAAGCTTCTCTGTATTTTTTTGTTTTTCTTCTTCCTAAGGATATATTGAATTTAATTTAAGCAATGAACAACTAATAATCTGTAAGTTATTTTTCGTTTTTTACTTAACCAAACGCAACCTACTTTTATGAATATAACCTTTTTTGTTATCATAAAGAACAAGCCACCATTCATCTTTTTGTTCTAAAATTTCAACTAATTTACCAGACTGGATTTGAGAAAGTATTTTAGACGTAGTATTATTTTTTTCACGCATATTTACATAACCGTCTTTATCTACAATTTTAGCAAACTCACTATTTGGATTTATAGTTTCCTCTTCTGAAGAATACAATTTCCACCCTTGATTGTAATATTTTGGGTTAGGTGAAAACTCGGCTGCCCCAATATCTAAATCTCCCGAGCATGGTATTCTGTAATGACTCCATGCTGTTAATATCTTTTCATTTTTATCTTTATTTATCCAACTTCCAAAAAAATAACAGTTAGCATAACTTGGTATATAATCTAAAGTATCATCATAATTTATATTATTATCAGTGTCTTGATACCATGAAACCATTAGCTTCCCCTTAAAAACACCTCTATTATCTAAATTATTATCTTCTTTCAATTCATAAGTCAATATTGAAAAACCTTGTTTTAAAATTATATCAGAATAAGATACTTCCTCGTCTAGTTTTTTAGAAAATTTGTATTGTTTTTCTAATAAGAGTTCTCCTTTAAAATTCCTTGTAATTTCAGAGTAAACCTTTGTTTGCCCTTCTATTAGATAGCGATTATTATTGATTGTATCACGCTTAATCAAAGTAATAAAAAAATCTATTTTTCTCTTACTTTCTCCAATAAAACCTATATATGGTACTGTGTTATTTGTAAACACATCTGTTAAATCAACACTTGTTTCATCTTCAGAATAAGGCACCTCTGTATTCAAAAAATCATCAATAACATCATTCAATTTACAATGATTTTGAGCATTTGAGCAGCAAGAAAATAAAAAAAGTAATATAAGTATCTTAATTAATTTCATCAGTAATAACTATTTTAACATTATCTATTCTTTTTTCTTCTACAGTTTTTCTTTTTAAAAATATCTTAAAAGAAATAATTAATTCACTTACCTCAACCCAACTAGTCTACCCATAATCAAACAATATCATGCAAAATCATACATAAATTTCTAATCTTTTAGAACACTGTCTATTTCTCGTTTAATAGCTAAAATCTCTTTTTCTTTTTCTAACATTTCTTTTTGTGTTACTTGTTTATTTTTCCAGAAATACAATTTATTTTCTTTAAAGAGAAAAGTATCTTTCTGTATTTTATTTTTAACATCAGAAGTTTTAACCACTAATAGAATAGAATCTTTATTGGTAATGAAAAACTTTGAAGAGTATTCGTTATCACTATAGTTATTAACTACTATGTATTCTAGTTCTCTTATAGAGTACTGAAAACTATCATTTAAATCTTCGTGTATTTCAACAAATGTTACTGTTGAATCAGATTCAATTCTTTCTCCTCCATTTGGTTGATAAAAAACAGAATTTTTAGCTTTATTTATTTTAGACATTACTTTCTTAAAGTATACTTTTTGAGTCTTAACATCTGGAATTAATCTAGTTTCTCCAGATTTTTTTTGGCAAGAGATTATTAATAAAATAATTATTATTTTTATAGTATTTGAAATATTCATTACTTTTTATATTTAGGAGTAAATAATCTTGTATGTAAATGATGGTGATGTGGTGGCATATTGTCAGATAATTTTAATATTTTTTTTACCTTGTTTAAGGTATAATAAACACTATAAAATCTTTTCCATCCAAACTTATGGAAAGCATCAATCATTTTTTCTTGACGAGTTACATCTAATTCTTTAGCCCCTTCGTCATTATTAATGTGAAGACTTGCTCCTGTTTTATCATTACGTAAATACCTAAAATCTCCGTGTAACCCATTTACATGTGTTGTACTTGGAAAGCCGTGATTATCTTTACTTGTAAAACCAATCATTGTAATGTCTTTATAACCTACATTAGCTATTGCACCTAATACACAAGCAAAAGCATTTGGGTGAATATAAGGTCTAGTACTATCGGACATTAATTTAAATTGAATAGGTAATTTTTGTCCTGTATAATTTTTACTACCTATTTGAATTAATGGCGTTTTCTTCCCTGTTTTTATATATTTTCTAATTTTCCCTTTTTCTTCACCTTTTGTCCCTTTGACAACCACTTTATCAGTATACGTATACTTTTTACGTCCTTTACTTATGGTTTCTTCTTTCGTGAACCCTGTTGGTACAGATTCTAACGCTTTTCCATTTTTATATTCTTCTACTTGAATTATATCATAAACATCTTTTAGATTATGTTTCTTTCCATCCTTATCATAATAAACATATTTTACTTTTTCAGCATCTTTCAACTCTACTTTATCAATATGTCCTGTATGATAAACTCCTATTTCTACTACACTTTTACTTTTCAACTCAAACCAATTTTCTTCACCATAATACCATTGGTTTGGTGTTAAGTCAAATACCTCATCATAAAAAACTTCTTTCCAAGAAGCTCCTACTGGTTCTGCATCTACAACCATAAACAGCTTCGTTTTTTTATCTGTTGTTTTATTTAGAGCTTCTCTGTATTTTTTCTGATCTTTCTCATCCTTAGGTGATAGTGTAACTGCGTCTATAGCGAAGTTTCTAAAATCTTCGGCATTTGATATGTTCTTTTTATTTTGCTCTGCAAATCTGCTTACATACGTTTCTACAACACTAGTTTTTTTACCATCCTGTTGTAAAACAATAGAACTATCTTTTTCTACTAAACAATTTTTTTCGGCTTGTTTTAAACTTAACTTTATGCGTTTATTAGCCATATTTTCGGTTTCAACTACCATATACACATCATCTCCTAAATTAGCATTAGCTAGTTTTGTAAACTCTATTTTTGGCAGAATTAAAGGAATATCAATACAATCTCCTTTTGTATATGAGTCTTTTTTAAGTACCTCTACTATGTGAGCAACTGTTGTTTGCTGTTCCTTTTTTTGTAAACCTCCCTTAATGTTTTTATAAATAATTGTTGCTATCTTTTCCTTACGAGCTTTTGTACTTGTATTATTGCTCCCTTTGAAAGTATAACTTTCAGTTTCTCCTGTTTTCTCAGTACCTTTAATCTCTTTTTTTGCCAAATAAGCTTTTTTTACTCGTTGGGTTTTAATTTTCAGAGTATTACTTGGTTTTACGGTTAATGTTGCCATAGCTAATTAATTTTGTATTGTTTCTCTTTCTCCTTCTTGTTGAACAACTACACGTAACTTCAATTTATGTTCACTACTAGTTACCTTAAAATCTTTTATAATATCGTTTTCTATAACCTTATCGTTGTATACAAAATCTTTGGTGTGGTTACTTAAATCAATATCTATTGTTTGTCCTATAGCATTTTCTGTTTTCAATACTAAGTACACTTCTTCTCCTGTATGTGGCTCTGCTTGTTTATTACCTTCAAGGTCGGTATAATAACAGGTAAAGCGTGGTGTTGTATCTTCTTTAGCTTTATATGGTGTAGCTTCTTTTATTGGTATAAAACTTTCTTGCCAGTGTTTTATATAGCGTGTGGTACTTTTTTTACTCCAGCTAGAGTTGTTAAAAAATCGGTAGTCTTGCATTGCTGGAGATATGGTCAGAGTTACCTGCATACCTGACTGATTACAAAACTTTTCATGGTAATTGATGAGTGTACCATCTTGAAAGTTGTATTCAAAAATTTCTAATCCGTCATAATCATCTTGATAAAAAACAATTTTACCGTCTCTTAACTGATATAAGTCAAAAGGATATGGTATTTTTTTGTTTTCGGTTCTGTCTGCGATTATCCACTCTAAAAAACTATCATCATACATTTGCGATTCAAATGTAACCGAGATGGTTCCTCCCATTAAGGCAGAGGTAGGTTTTCCGTTCCAATCAATAAGTCGATTGTAATTTAAATTTGTATTGAAAAGTTCTCGTTCTTCTCCACATACAAATAGCTTTGCTTTAACATTCATTTTTAGGCAATTTTCGGGTTCTTCCTAGCTATTAACTAGGGCAATAGTTCTAAAGGTATGAAGTACACTTCACTTCTATAACCTTCTTCTACTTTTTGCAACTTATTTTTTAAAAATAATTCTTCTAATTTATCTATTTTTTCATATTGTTGAAAATAAAACTTTTCAAAACCATTTTTTCCTACTCTTTTTCTTGGCAAT
Encoded proteins:
- a CDS encoding SH3 domain-containing protein, whose translation is MKLIKILILLFLFSCCSNAQNHCKLNDVIDDFLNTEVPYSEDETSVDLTDVFTNNTVPYIGFIGESKRKIDFFITLIKRDTINNNRYLIEGQTKVYSEITRNFKGELLLEKQYKFSKKLDEEVSYSDIILKQGFSILTYELKEDNNLDNRGVFKGKLMVSWYQDTDNNINYDDTLDYIPSYANCYFFGSWINKDKNEKILTAWSHYRIPCSGDLDIGAAEFSPNPKYYNQGWKLYSSEEETINPNSEFAKIVDKDGYVNMREKNNTTSKILSQIQSGKLVEILEQKDEWWLVLYDNKKGYIHKSRLRLVK
- the tssD gene encoding type VI secretion system tube protein TssD; its protein translation is MNVKAKLFVCGEERELFNTNLNYNRLIDWNGKPTSALMGGTISVTFESQMYDDSFLEWIIADRTENKKIPYPFDLYQLRDGKIVFYQDDYDGLEIFEYNFQDGTLINYHEKFCNQSGMQVTLTISPAMQDYRFFNNSSWSKKSTTRYIKHWQESFIPIKEATPYKAKEDTTPRFTCYYTDLEGNKQAEPHTGEEVYLVLKTENAIGQTIDIDLSNHTKDFVYNDKVIENDIIKDFKVTSSEHKLKLRVVVQQEGERETIQN